A window from Mogibacterium neglectum encodes these proteins:
- a CDS encoding peptidylprolyl isomerase — MKHFVIEMENGATMSGELYEDIAPKSVENFIELCEKGFYDGLIFHRVIPGFMIQGGCPDGTGMGGPGYSIPGEFSSNGFRNDLKHTRGVLSMARSMNPNSAGSQFFIMVEDAPHLDGQYAAFGKVTEGMDEADRIVSVPRNMMDKPNEDQIIKTITIK, encoded by the coding sequence ATGAAACATTTCGTAATTGAGATGGAAAATGGTGCAACAATGAGCGGTGAGCTCTACGAGGATATCGCACCTAAGTCAGTTGAAAATTTCATAGAACTTTGTGAGAAGGGCTTCTATGATGGCCTTATTTTCCACAGAGTTATTCCAGGCTTCATGATTCAGGGTGGATGCCCAGATGGAACTGGTATGGGTGGTCCTGGATACAGCATTCCAGGCGAGTTCTCATCTAACGGATTCAGGAATGACCTCAAGCACACTAGAGGAGTTCTCTCTATGGCTAGATCGATGAATCCTAACTCAGCTGGCTCACAGTTCTTCATCATGGTTGAGGATGCACCGCATCTGGATGGACAATATGCTGCCTTTGGCAAGGTTACAGAAGGCATGGACGAAGCAGACCGCATCGTTTCTGTTCCACGCAACATGATGGATAAACCTAACGAAGATCAGATAATCAAGACTATTACAATTAAGTAG